In one window of Haloarcula sp. H-GB4 DNA:
- a CDS encoding CHAD domain-containing protein has protein sequence MEYTLQPDERVSEGIKRIIDGKVERGIEHIDGDMDRHETVHEVRKRCKEVRAAVRLVRPVLPTYSAENAHYRDAGRRISDIRDAQAAIETFDDHVQPMAADHGSLTDETLADLRGILVDRREQVAAEQDLDARLAEVRADLVEGRERVDTLPIATEGYDAVAGGLRKSYKRARNRMDDAYDDPEFERFHEWRKRIKYHRYHCRLLRRVWVGPMKARRNELKTLSDIIGDENDLAEFSIMMHEEELFDGTTRSTLEELITGRRSELHRQGRALGERLFAEHPDELVDRIGSYWDAAQEYDPDP, from the coding sequence ATGGAGTACACGCTGCAACCCGACGAACGAGTCTCTGAGGGTATCAAGCGAATAATCGATGGCAAGGTCGAACGGGGTATCGAACACATCGACGGCGATATGGATCGTCACGAGACCGTCCACGAGGTTCGGAAACGGTGCAAAGAGGTGCGTGCGGCGGTCAGGCTCGTTCGACCTGTCCTTCCGACCTACAGCGCTGAGAACGCCCATTATCGTGATGCCGGACGGCGTATCTCCGATATTCGGGACGCGCAAGCGGCCATCGAGACCTTTGACGACCACGTTCAGCCAATGGCGGCCGATCACGGATCACTGACTGATGAGACGTTGGCTGACCTTCGGGGGATCCTAGTCGACCGCCGTGAGCAAGTCGCGGCCGAGCAGGACCTCGACGCCCGACTGGCAGAAGTCCGAGCTGACCTCGTAGAAGGTCGAGAACGGGTGGATACGCTTCCCATCGCAACCGAGGGGTACGACGCGGTCGCCGGCGGGCTCAGAAAGTCGTACAAGCGCGCTCGGAATCGGATGGATGACGCCTACGATGACCCGGAGTTCGAGCGGTTTCACGAATGGCGCAAGCGGATCAAGTACCACCGATATCACTGTCGGTTGCTCCGCCGGGTGTGGGTGGGCCCGATGAAAGCTCGCCGTAACGAACTCAAGACCCTCTCGGACATCATCGGTGACGAAAATGACCTCGCGGAGTTCAGTATCATGATGCACGAGGAGGAACTGTTCGACGGGACGACGCGATCGACACTTGAAGAACTCATCACTGGCCGGCGCTCTGAATTACATCGCCAAGGGCGCGCACTCGGTGAACGGTTGTTTGCCGAGCATCCTGACGAACTCGTTGACCGGATTGGGAGCTATTGGGACGCGGCCCAGGAGTACGATCCTGATCCCTGA
- a CDS encoding methyl-accepting chemotaxis protein, whose product MVSRDFRPRVAHLVPAAVRGSFVRKFVAAVLVAVLVAGGIGAVFYTDTTRTLDQRVEAQVVSTAELQADGLDNWVDGFRRQTRTLSSVKEFQNGQPGVIRDYLLLESDDLTSEFVAVHYVQASDGTVEASTASGVSGETLASLGVPWGSEMTAIDDETDTPGSVVVPAEPYRSPVTNDSVLAFVSSAPQNTEHVVVVEANLSARTESFRGSLADSETTILGSEGAAVVGKSVPEETATTVTNGGANGFTQSSETVYGYASLDSVRWTVVTQVPASSAYALRNQIATSLVLTLVSAVVVLGGVTIAMSRRSATALSELAETADEMRAGGLDVTLETSRSDEIGRLFDAFDEMRQSLREQIADAEAARENAESARNEAESAKREAEAAREAAEELSESLQNRAKDYAEVMAACADGDLTARMSSDTDAESMARIATAYNDLLDEWEDTIREVRSFSEAVDTASETVSENVDAVQDRSTSVKSSAAEMADGAETQSEKLETVWKELEDLSATVEEVSTAADTVRNRADEALSRSQSGRTAAKRAATALDDIERSTDETVAQVEELDALMGEIESVTNLITDIADQTTMLALNANIEAARAENGGDGDGFAVVADEVKALADETVAATADIETAIDEMRQQVERTVDEMHATQSKVDTGTETVSDALNAFDNIVGDIEDATSGMREIDRATDEQAESTQEVVSMVETVGDISDDTAVEAATVADAATEQVVAVDDVESSVAQLSDRATDLGQLLETFTIDNGADVFEVAVEDRTGAESTGDD is encoded by the coding sequence ATGGTGAGCCGAGATTTCCGTCCCCGAGTCGCCCACCTCGTCCCGGCCGCTGTGCGAGGGAGCTTCGTCCGGAAGTTCGTGGCCGCGGTGCTGGTGGCGGTCCTGGTTGCCGGAGGAATCGGAGCGGTGTTCTACACTGATACGACGCGAACGCTTGACCAGCGCGTAGAGGCACAGGTCGTCTCGACCGCCGAATTACAGGCTGACGGCCTCGACAACTGGGTTGACGGCTTCCGGCGGCAGACCCGCACGCTCTCGTCGGTCAAGGAGTTCCAGAACGGGCAACCGGGCGTCATCAGGGACTACCTCTTGCTCGAATCGGACGACCTCACGTCCGAGTTCGTGGCCGTCCACTACGTCCAAGCTTCCGACGGCACGGTAGAAGCTAGCACCGCAAGCGGCGTCAGCGGGGAGACACTGGCATCCCTCGGCGTTCCGTGGGGGTCGGAAATGACAGCCATCGACGACGAGACCGACACGCCGGGGAGTGTTGTCGTTCCGGCGGAGCCCTACCGGTCGCCGGTGACAAACGATAGCGTTCTGGCATTCGTCAGCTCCGCACCACAGAACACAGAACACGTCGTCGTCGTCGAGGCGAACCTCTCCGCCCGCACCGAATCGTTCCGCGGGTCGCTGGCCGACAGCGAGACGACGATTCTCGGATCGGAGGGCGCGGCCGTCGTCGGTAAAAGCGTGCCAGAGGAGACCGCCACTACGGTCACGAACGGGGGTGCCAATGGCTTTACCCAGTCATCGGAGACGGTATACGGGTACGCGAGCCTCGATAGTGTTCGGTGGACAGTCGTAACGCAGGTGCCGGCGTCGAGCGCCTATGCCCTCCGGAACCAGATCGCCACCAGCCTTGTCCTGACGCTCGTGTCCGCAGTGGTGGTCCTCGGCGGCGTGACCATCGCGATGAGCAGGCGCTCGGCGACAGCCCTCTCGGAGCTCGCCGAGACAGCCGACGAGATGCGAGCCGGTGGCCTCGACGTGACGCTCGAAACATCCCGGTCCGACGAGATCGGCCGGCTGTTCGACGCCTTCGACGAGATGAGGCAGTCGCTCCGCGAGCAAATCGCTGACGCGGAGGCGGCCAGAGAAAATGCCGAATCCGCCAGAAACGAGGCTGAATCGGCGAAAAGAGAGGCCGAAGCGGCTCGTGAGGCCGCAGAGGAACTCAGCGAGAGCCTCCAGAACCGCGCCAAGGACTACGCCGAGGTCATGGCCGCCTGTGCCGATGGGGACCTGACGGCGCGGATGTCGTCCGACACGGACGCCGAGTCGATGGCCCGGATCGCAACAGCCTACAACGACCTGCTCGACGAGTGGGAAGACACCATCCGCGAGGTCCGGTCGTTCAGCGAGGCCGTCGACACCGCGAGCGAGACGGTCTCGGAGAACGTCGACGCGGTTCAGGACCGCAGCACCAGCGTGAAATCCTCGGCCGCAGAGATGGCCGACGGGGCAGAGACACAGTCGGAGAAACTCGAAACCGTCTGGAAGGAGCTGGAGGACCTCTCGGCGACCGTCGAAGAGGTGTCTACCGCCGCCGACACAGTCAGGAATCGGGCTGATGAAGCCCTCAGTCGGTCACAGAGCGGGCGAACGGCCGCCAAGCGGGCGGCGACGGCTCTCGACGATATCGAGCGGTCGACCGACGAGACCGTCGCACAAGTCGAAGAACTGGACGCGCTGATGGGAGAGATCGAGTCCGTCACCAACCTCATCACCGATATCGCCGACCAGACGACGATGCTTGCGTTGAACGCCAACATCGAGGCCGCCCGTGCCGAGAACGGAGGCGATGGCGACGGTTTTGCCGTCGTCGCCGACGAGGTGAAGGCGCTCGCCGACGAGACGGTGGCAGCGACTGCTGACATCGAAACCGCTATCGACGAGATGCGTCAGCAGGTCGAGCGCACCGTCGACGAGATGCATGCCACCCAGTCGAAGGTCGACACTGGAACCGAGACCGTCAGCGACGCCCTCAATGCGTTCGACAACATCGTCGGCGATATCGAGGACGCGACCAGCGGGATGCGAGAGATCGACCGTGCGACCGATGAGCAGGCCGAGTCGACACAGGAGGTCGTCTCGATGGTCGAGACAGTTGGCGACATTAGCGACGACACGGCTGTCGAAGCGGCCACCGTCGCCGACGCGGCGACTGAGCAGGTCGTGGCCGTCGACGACGTCGAATCCTCCGTCGCGCAACTCTCCGACCGTGCCACCGACCTCGGGCAGTTGCTGGAAACGTTCACTATCGACAACGGGGCTGACGTGTTCGAGGTGGCGGTCGAGGACCGCACAGGAGCAGAGTCAACAGGGGACGACTGA
- a CDS encoding PAS domain-containing sensor histidine kinase, with protein MASQVPTRLPKQFEQLRIGIALFDPESGTIVDANESLESMFGYSTEALRKMSVEAYSANTYAFSRDDVVQQIQLAIDGQPQRFKWRIKRQDGRLIWTQIDLSQLIIDGEPFALAEIRDITEYTNTSRRVSLLSRIMRHNLRNDLTVIAGRAQQIQSEVDTDHIRKHTEKIEEKTNDIDRITDSVREIERATTPAQTKRVRRNTFDAVTETVEKLSDKYPTAKLTVEKQTEMWFSIDSAFNQALRHAIENGIVHSNSTAPSVTITVGESPNTGRVEVSISDSCPPIPDIELNALDESIENTDVSHGTGVGLFVMKWCVESLGGEITFDRTNSGNTVSFYFPPEASPSDQ; from the coding sequence ATGGCCTCTCAGGTACCCACTCGGCTCCCGAAGCAGTTTGAACAACTCCGTATCGGGATTGCACTGTTTGACCCTGAGTCGGGGACGATCGTTGATGCCAACGAGAGTCTGGAGTCAATGTTCGGGTACTCTACGGAAGCTCTCCGTAAGATGAGCGTTGAAGCATACAGTGCAAATACGTATGCGTTTTCCAGAGACGATGTCGTTCAACAGATCCAACTGGCAATCGATGGTCAGCCCCAGCGTTTCAAGTGGCGGATTAAACGACAAGACGGGAGGCTAATCTGGACCCAGATTGATCTCTCACAACTTATTATTGATGGGGAACCGTTCGCCCTCGCCGAGATACGGGATATTACCGAATACACAAACACTAGCCGCAGAGTAAGCTTACTCTCCCGTATTATGCGTCATAACCTCCGAAACGACTTGACTGTCATCGCTGGGCGGGCACAGCAAATACAGTCAGAGGTTGATACTGATCACATCAGAAAACATACAGAGAAAATTGAAGAGAAGACGAATGACATCGATCGGATAACGGACTCTGTGAGAGAGATCGAACGTGCGACAACGCCAGCCCAAACCAAGCGGGTCCGCAGGAATACCTTCGATGCCGTCACGGAGACTGTTGAAAAATTATCTGATAAGTACCCCACCGCGAAGCTCACTGTTGAGAAACAGACAGAGATGTGGTTCAGTATTGATTCGGCATTCAATCAGGCACTGAGGCACGCTATTGAGAATGGCATCGTCCACAGCAACAGTACAGCCCCATCAGTCACGATAACTGTTGGCGAATCACCGAATACCGGTCGGGTCGAAGTCAGTATCAGTGATTCGTGCCCTCCTATCCCAGACATTGAGCTGAATGCGCTCGATGAATCGATAGAAAATACGGATGTTTCACATGGCACCGGGGTTGGACTGTTTGTAATGAAGTGGTGTGTCGAATCCCTTGGTGGCGAAATTACATTTGATCGGACTAATTCCGGTAATACTGTCTCTTTCTATTTCCCTCCAGAAGCAAGTCCGTCAGACCAGTAA
- a CDS encoding transcription initiation factor IIB family protein, translating into MSSQTVQTALSAATPGCPECGGTLDTSGRETHCENCGLVTEQDQIDRRPAWRTYDKEEQQRTGAPRTATRHDRGLSTNIGSVDSADISPRRRRRLARQRRLHGRSKFTSKRDRNLAHGLGEIRRIASALSESKAVKEQAATFFREAQDKDLLIGRSIEGGAAAAVYAACRCNGLVTMETVADVARCSASHIWNCYRTFLVELDLPIPVSLPVDWVARICSDLPFNVSPEIRQRALELAEQATESTEVNGRPDGIAAGALYLAGKESDIRLTQATICEPLDVHITTARQWFQEIEEYIVA; encoded by the coding sequence ATGTCTTCACAAACCGTCCAGACGGCGTTGTCTGCAGCTACGCCGGGTTGTCCCGAGTGTGGCGGCACGCTCGATACCAGCGGGCGAGAAACGCACTGTGAGAACTGTGGCCTGGTGACCGAGCAAGACCAGATCGACCGCAGGCCAGCATGGCGGACGTACGACAAGGAGGAACAGCAGCGGACGGGCGCACCCCGGACGGCCACTCGACATGATCGAGGCTTGTCGACGAACATCGGAAGCGTCGATAGTGCAGACATCTCTCCGAGACGGCGTCGACGGCTTGCTCGCCAGCGACGACTCCACGGCCGGTCGAAGTTCACCAGCAAGCGCGACCGGAATCTCGCTCACGGGCTCGGTGAAATCCGACGCATCGCGAGTGCGCTGTCTGAGAGCAAGGCGGTGAAAGAGCAGGCAGCCACGTTCTTCAGGGAAGCCCAAGACAAGGACCTCCTGATCGGACGGTCGATTGAGGGCGGTGCAGCGGCCGCTGTATACGCTGCCTGCCGATGCAACGGCCTCGTGACGATGGAGACGGTAGCCGACGTTGCCCGGTGTTCTGCATCGCATATCTGGAACTGCTACCGGACGTTCTTGGTGGAACTTGACCTCCCGATTCCAGTGTCGCTTCCGGTGGACTGGGTGGCACGGATTTGTTCAGACCTTCCATTCAACGTTTCCCCGGAGATTCGCCAGCGGGCGCTCGAACTTGCAGAGCAGGCGACCGAGTCCACTGAGGTCAACGGGCGACCAGACGGTATCGCAGCCGGCGCTCTGTATCTCGCCGGGAAAGAGTCAGACATCCGGCTCACGCAGGCGACGATCTGCGAGCCGCTGGATGTGCATATTACGACGGCCCGGCAGTGGTTCCAAGAGATCGAGGAGTATATCGTTGCGTGA
- a CDS encoding ribbon-helix-helix domain-containing protein, which yields MSDTDSDTGNGGPEMVQINLRLSKSFLEDIDATWQEEGFNSRSEFLRHVARDAVKHPAFSRSGWKQIAASEHDLRADNAELVSREDVRAMMDQDGNDE from the coding sequence ATGTCTGATACAGACAGCGATACTGGAAACGGTGGTCCAGAGATGGTACAAATAAACCTCCGATTGAGCAAATCGTTTCTTGAAGACATCGATGCAACGTGGCAAGAAGAAGGATTCAACTCACGGAGTGAGTTCCTTCGCCACGTCGCTCGGGATGCAGTGAAGCACCCCGCATTTAGTCGGAGTGGGTGGAAACAGATTGCCGCGAGCGAGCACGATCTTCGGGCGGATAATGCTGAACTGGTTTCGCGTGAAGACGTCCGTGCGATGATGGATCAAGACGGTAATGACGAGTGA
- a CDS encoding type II toxin-antitoxin system RelE/ParE family toxin, with the protein MTSDAEWTWKFTERATEQFGDLDTHVQDRIVSKLDEVVDSTWREPKDFLEPLTGGPFWKLRVGTYRLACVLAHDASVLEIHRIEHRSGAYTADDD; encoded by the coding sequence ATGACGAGTGACGCTGAGTGGACGTGGAAGTTCACTGAGCGTGCGACTGAGCAGTTTGGTGATCTCGATACGCACGTTCAGGATCGAATCGTTTCGAAACTAGACGAGGTTGTCGACTCAACATGGCGCGAGCCCAAGGACTTCCTAGAACCACTGACTGGCGGGCCGTTCTGGAAACTCCGCGTTGGAACGTACCGCCTTGCATGTGTGCTTGCACATGATGCCTCAGTGCTTGAAATCCACAGAATCGAACACCGGAGTGGTGCTTACACGGCTGACGACGACTGA
- a CDS encoding ribbon-helix-helix domain-containing protein: protein MSEATTGGDEEDKIVTVNFKATESFLDEIDKTWQGRGFNSRSEFIRYTLRDAVEFPTFDRDELIALLAAEEESREGKTMDAEEARERFGTSDE from the coding sequence ATGTCTGAAGCAACCACAGGAGGAGACGAGGAGGATAAAATCGTCACAGTGAATTTCAAAGCCACAGAGTCATTCCTCGACGAAATCGACAAGACGTGGCAAGGACGCGGTTTCAACAGCCGGAGCGAGTTTATTCGTTACACACTCCGAGATGCTGTCGAGTTCCCGACGTTCGACCGCGACGAACTTATCGCACTCCTCGCTGCTGAGGAAGAAAGTCGTGAAGGAAAAACGATGGACGCCGAAGAAGCGCGTGAGAGGTTTGGAACAAGCGATGAGTGA
- a CDS encoding type II toxin-antitoxin system RelE/ParE family toxin has protein sequence MSDDEWTWELSSTAQDDLNSLSPEVQDRILDKLTEIVTSPWRDPPEYGEPLQNSPHKKIRIGQFRLSVTFRQEEQLLVVARIKRRGGAYTADDD, from the coding sequence ATGAGTGATGACGAGTGGACGTGGGAACTCTCTTCCACGGCACAGGATGATCTTAACTCACTCTCACCAGAGGTACAGGACCGAATCCTCGATAAACTCACTGAGATCGTCACCTCGCCGTGGCGCGACCCGCCAGAGTACGGCGAACCACTTCAGAACAGCCCACACAAGAAAATTCGAATCGGACAGTTCCGTCTCTCCGTGACGTTTCGGCAAGAAGAACAGTTGCTTGTTGTCGCCAGGATCAAACGCCGTGGTGGCGCATATACGGCTGACGACGACTGA
- a CDS encoding N-6 DNA methylase, which yields MASPQIDVDEIVATLEQIRQRGHSSHTVFRDWVNLMLFALQDRDDPYLEIVDDYRERGDMDHPHGQRSVDLFAKVFGQLQERMAATNADVLGAVYEEYGMSSDAFGQHFTPHSVCETMAEIAGIGDASDIEDRQTVLDPACGSGRTLLVAGRKQPDALFVGQDKDPLCARMTALNCCFLNLDAYVIQGDSLTVEFQRAWQTSYSSLGGSVRELDDEGVSELHEWVTDAFENTVEAENQPSPTQGTDTGAEDQASPVATSVPSEQASLDAFEGSD from the coding sequence ATGGCTTCGCCACAGATCGACGTCGACGAGATTGTTGCAACGCTTGAGCAAATACGCCAGCGCGGGCACAGCTCGCACACGGTCTTCAGAGACTGGGTCAACCTCATGCTGTTCGCACTGCAGGACCGAGACGATCCGTATCTAGAGATTGTCGACGACTATCGCGAGCGCGGCGACATGGATCACCCACACGGGCAGCGGTCGGTCGACCTCTTCGCTAAGGTGTTCGGCCAGCTCCAAGAACGGATGGCGGCTACCAACGCTGACGTTCTGGGTGCTGTCTACGAGGAATACGGGATGTCCAGCGATGCGTTCGGCCAGCACTTCACGCCCCACTCTGTTTGCGAGACAATGGCTGAAATCGCCGGCATCGGAGACGCGAGTGATATCGAGGACCGACAGACGGTCCTTGACCCGGCCTGTGGGAGCGGTCGGACGCTACTGGTCGCCGGTCGAAAGCAGCCAGACGCGCTGTTTGTCGGGCAAGACAAGGACCCACTGTGTGCCCGAATGACGGCGCTGAACTGCTGTTTCCTGAATCTGGATGCCTACGTTATCCAGGGCGACTCACTGACTGTCGAGTTCCAGCGAGCGTGGCAGACGTCGTACTCTTCGCTGGGTGGGAGCGTTCGCGAACTCGACGATGAGGGGGTGTCCGAACTTCACGAGTGGGTGACCGACGCCTTCGAGAACACGGTCGAGGCGGAGAACCAGCCCAGTCCAACGCAGGGGACAGACACGGGCGCGGAAGACCAAGCATCTCCTGTTGCGACGTCTGTCCCAAGTGAGCAGGCCAGTCTGGATGCGTTCGAGGGCAGCGATTGA
- a CDS encoding PadR family transcriptional regulator encodes MFDLTGFQRDLLYVVCGLDGPHGLAIKEEMEEYYEGEIHHGRLYPNLDTLVDKGLVEKAQKDRRTNIYSITRRGEREIAARNEWEQQYRAGEPSG; translated from the coding sequence ATGTTTGACCTCACCGGTTTTCAGCGTGATTTACTGTACGTGGTGTGCGGTCTAGACGGCCCACATGGCCTCGCGATCAAAGAGGAGATGGAGGAATACTACGAGGGAGAAATCCATCACGGGAGGCTATACCCGAACCTTGACACACTTGTCGACAAAGGGCTCGTTGAGAAGGCACAAAAAGACAGACGGACCAACATCTACTCAATCACGCGACGTGGCGAACGAGAGATAGCTGCTCGAAACGAGTGGGAACAACAATACAGAGCGGGTGAGCCTTCTGGATGA
- a CDS encoding Cdc6/Cdc18 family protein: MNESESFFGNPDPIFADKELLRVSHLPESDRIIGRDTELRKLANAIKDAQRGDTPNNVLVYGKTGTGKSLCSKYITRDLTEAAADNGVKIGVAYVDCFQESTETQTVRTIAQALNSPEETEITVPHTGVSTSDYYRRLWDILDARLDVGIIILDEIDKLEGDNVLMQLSRAAEAGKVTESTLGVIGISNKIRYKDSLNERVKSSLSERDFVFPPYDANQLREILKSRSDAFREDVLDEDVIPKVAALAAKEHGDARKAIDILRYAGEIADEHDDDTVKIEYVDEAHDREEQARLSELIAKQPEHSKHLLQSLALQVQDTSGENPPIPTKSVYSVYERLCESNGVDPLKVRRVRDLLSELAFLSLVEQERKGRGKGKGAHTVNQLVDDPEVVIKACKSA; encoded by the coding sequence ATGAATGAGTCTGAGTCGTTCTTCGGCAATCCAGATCCAATCTTTGCTGACAAGGAACTCCTTAGAGTGAGCCACCTTCCGGAGAGTGACCGGATAATCGGACGCGACACTGAACTTCGAAAGCTCGCTAATGCTATCAAAGACGCCCAGCGGGGAGACACCCCGAACAACGTATTGGTTTACGGAAAAACGGGTACGGGCAAAAGCCTGTGTTCAAAGTATATAACTCGCGATCTCACTGAGGCGGCCGCCGACAACGGTGTCAAAATCGGCGTCGCATACGTGGACTGTTTCCAAGAATCAACTGAGACACAGACAGTCCGCACAATTGCTCAAGCACTCAATAGCCCAGAAGAGACAGAAATAACAGTTCCACATACTGGGGTGAGTACCTCGGACTATTACCGCCGTCTCTGGGATATTCTTGATGCACGGCTGGATGTTGGAATCATTATTCTTGACGAAATAGATAAATTAGAAGGTGACAACGTTCTAATGCAACTGTCACGCGCTGCCGAAGCAGGCAAGGTGACAGAAAGTACTCTTGGTGTGATTGGTATCAGTAACAAAATCCGTTACAAAGACTCTCTCAATGAACGAGTTAAATCAAGCCTGTCGGAACGAGACTTCGTTTTCCCACCGTATGATGCGAACCAGCTCCGTGAGATCCTCAAATCTCGTTCCGATGCTTTTCGTGAGGATGTTCTAGATGAAGATGTTATCCCGAAAGTAGCAGCACTCGCGGCGAAGGAACATGGAGACGCGCGCAAGGCAATCGATATCCTCCGATATGCAGGGGAGATTGCCGACGAACACGACGATGATACAGTAAAAATCGAATATGTTGATGAGGCGCATGACCGTGAAGAGCAGGCTAGACTTTCTGAGCTTATTGCCAAGCAGCCAGAACACTCAAAACACCTGTTACAGTCGCTTGCGTTACAAGTACAGGATACGTCAGGTGAGAACCCTCCAATCCCAACGAAAAGCGTCTATTCGGTGTATGAACGCCTTTGTGAGAGCAATGGGGTCGATCCACTGAAAGTGCGACGTGTTCGGGATCTACTCTCTGAACTTGCGTTTCTCTCGCTCGTTGAGCAGGAGCGCAAAGGGCGGGGAAAGGGCAAGGGTGCACACACAGTAAACCAACTTGTTGACGACCCTGAAGTTGTGATTAAAGCGTGCAAGTCAGCGTAA
- a CDS encoding tyrosine-type recombinase/integrase, protein MDRLPPAYDATPGGDALEVAIEKRLVDIDSGRYRTNVASVLRKFAAWSRDQHGISGPEDIDDDLCRQYARDLARADDRDNISPETARRYFAYVRSFLTWAVYEGLIPTNPAKTNHAEGPLPTDETETDQQYWTARDRDAICATATARVDDAGESDDVDRTAAYRDQALVFLLAYSGARSAELVAVSDDEERNGLRWRHADLEAGTMQVFGKNRSRESAPILDDAIRPLRRWKQLREPDENEAVFPRLDNAAKALDPTPSITTQSARDILAKLCEWSDYEFEEPLKPHGARRGLGREIYRENPQLAQDVLRHKSIETTHKGYAQEAAKRTRDEANDIIGKQ, encoded by the coding sequence ATGGATCGTCTTCCGCCTGCATACGACGCTACTCCCGGGGGTGATGCCCTCGAAGTAGCCATCGAGAAACGACTAGTCGATATCGACTCCGGGCGCTACCGAACGAACGTCGCGAGCGTGCTGCGGAAGTTTGCAGCTTGGTCCCGGGACCAGCACGGTATCTCCGGTCCCGAGGATATCGACGACGACCTTTGTCGGCAGTACGCTCGTGACCTTGCCCGGGCCGACGACAGAGACAATATCTCACCAGAGACTGCCCGTCGCTACTTCGCCTACGTCCGCTCGTTTCTCACATGGGCCGTCTACGAGGGCCTGATCCCGACGAACCCAGCCAAGACCAACCACGCCGAAGGCCCGCTGCCAACCGACGAAACTGAAACAGACCAGCAGTACTGGACGGCACGCGACCGCGATGCTATCTGCGCTACTGCGACCGCCCGCGTCGACGACGCCGGCGAAAGCGACGACGTCGACCGCACGGCAGCCTACCGTGACCAGGCACTCGTCTTCCTCCTCGCCTACTCCGGTGCGCGTAGTGCAGAACTGGTCGCCGTCTCTGATGATGAAGAACGGAACGGCCTGCGGTGGCGTCACGCCGATTTAGAGGCTGGTACAATGCAAGTATTCGGCAAGAACCGTTCCCGCGAGTCTGCGCCGATCCTCGATGACGCTATCCGTCCACTCCGGCGCTGGAAGCAACTCCGAGAGCCCGACGAGAATGAGGCCGTCTTCCCAAGACTCGACAACGCGGCGAAGGCACTGGACCCGACGCCGTCGATCACAACGCAGTCGGCTCGGGATATCCTCGCCAAACTCTGCGAGTGGTCCGACTACGAGTTCGAGGAGCCACTGAAGCCACACGGTGCCCGCCGTGGCCTCGGGCGGGAGATCTATCGCGAGAACCCACAGCTGGCACAAGACGTACTCCGACACAAGTCTATCGAGACGACCCACAAAGGCTACGCACAGGAGGCCGCAAAGCGGACACGCGATGAAGCGAACGATATCATTGGAAAGCAGTGA